The Mycolicibacterium hassiacum DSM 44199 genome includes a window with the following:
- a CDS encoding HIT family protein, producing the protein MSPDERLHDETAAGNEEKVIIDRGAGEPDHLQRLWTPHRMSYIAGAPMKRDGSGSARSDKPFTDIPQMSDEEGLVVARGELVYIVLNLYPYNPGHSMVVPYRQVAELEDLTPEECAELMAYTQKLIRVIKAVSRPHGFNVGLNLGSSAGGSLSEHLHLHVVPRWSGDANFITIIGRSKVVPQLLRETRELLANEWARQS; encoded by the coding sequence GTGAGTCCGGACGAACGCCTTCACGACGAGACCGCCGCCGGGAACGAGGAGAAGGTGATCATCGACCGCGGCGCGGGCGAGCCCGACCATCTGCAGCGGCTGTGGACGCCGCACCGGATGAGCTACATCGCCGGCGCGCCGATGAAGCGCGACGGGTCCGGATCGGCGCGCTCCGACAAGCCGTTCACCGACATCCCGCAGATGTCGGACGAAGAGGGCCTGGTGGTGGCCCGCGGTGAGCTCGTCTACATCGTGCTCAACCTCTACCCCTACAACCCGGGGCACTCGATGGTGGTTCCGTACCGGCAGGTGGCCGAGCTCGAGGACCTCACCCCCGAGGAGTGCGCGGAGCTGATGGCCTACACCCAGAAACTGATCCGGGTGATCAAGGCGGTGTCGCGTCCGCACGGGTTCAACGTCGGGCTGAACCTCGGCAGCTCGGCCGGCGGGTCGCTGTCGGAGCACCTGCACCTGCACGTGGTGCCGCGGTGGAGCGGGGACGCGAACTTCATCACGATCATCGGTAGGTCCAAGGTCGTCCCGCAGTTGCTGCGGGAAACCCGCGAGTTGTTGGCCAACGAGTGGGCGAGGCAGTCGTGA
- the thrS gene encoding threonine--tRNA ligase yields the protein MSAAAQSAPAAPIRVAAGTTAGEAVRQAGLPGRGDPAAIVVVKDPDGRLRDLSWVPDTDVEVIPVPANTEEGRSVIRHSCAHVLAQAVQDMFPEAKLGIGPPITDGFYYDFDVDRAFTPEDLEALEKRMRQIIKEGQLFHRRVYESKEQAKAELANEPYKLELVDDKSGDPEVMEVGGDELTAYDNLNPRTKERVWGDLCRGPHIPTTKYIPAFKLTRSSAAYWRGDQNNASLQRIYGTAWESQEALDRYLELLEEAQKRDHRKLGVELDLFSFPDELGSGLPVFHPRGGIVRRELEDYSRRKHIEAGYEFVNTPHITREQLYITSGHLEWYADGMFPPMHIDAEYNEDGSVRKPGQNYYLKPMNCPMHHLIYRSRGRSYRDLPLRLFEFGSVYRYEKSGVVHGLTRVRGMTQDDAHIYCTREQMRDELASILRFVLDLLADYGLDDYYLELSTKDPDKYVGSDEIWEEATEVLREVGEASGLHLVPDPGGAAFYGPKISVQVKDALGRHWQMSTIQLDFNMPERFELEYTAADGTRKRPVLIHRALFGSIERFFGVLTEHYAGAFPAWLAPVQVVGIPVADDHIPYLQDVAAQLRSHGIRAEVDTSDDRMAKKIVNHTNMKVPFMLLAGDRDVAANAVSFRFGDRSQINGVPRDEAVQAIVDWVAGRENAFPTAELIKVGAQP from the coding sequence ATGAGTGCCGCCGCCCAATCCGCCCCAGCAGCCCCGATCCGGGTCGCTGCCGGGACCACTGCGGGGGAGGCGGTCCGGCAGGCCGGACTGCCGGGTCGCGGCGACCCGGCGGCCATCGTGGTGGTCAAGGATCCCGACGGTCGGCTGCGTGATCTGTCCTGGGTGCCCGACACCGACGTCGAGGTGATCCCGGTGCCCGCCAACACCGAGGAGGGTCGCAGCGTCATCCGGCACTCCTGCGCGCACGTGCTCGCGCAGGCCGTGCAGGACATGTTCCCGGAGGCCAAGCTCGGCATCGGCCCGCCGATCACCGACGGCTTCTACTACGACTTCGACGTCGACCGGGCCTTCACCCCGGAGGATCTGGAGGCGCTGGAGAAGCGCATGCGCCAGATCATCAAGGAAGGCCAGCTGTTTCACCGGCGCGTCTACGAGTCCAAGGAGCAGGCCAAGGCGGAGCTGGCCAACGAGCCGTACAAGCTCGAGCTCGTCGACGACAAGTCCGGCGACCCCGAGGTGATGGAGGTCGGCGGCGACGAGCTGACCGCCTACGACAACCTGAACCCGCGCACCAAGGAGCGGGTGTGGGGCGATCTGTGCCGCGGCCCGCACATCCCGACCACCAAGTACATCCCGGCGTTCAAGCTGACCCGCAGCTCGGCGGCGTACTGGCGCGGTGACCAGAACAACGCCAGCCTGCAGCGCATCTACGGCACCGCGTGGGAGTCGCAGGAGGCGCTGGACCGCTATCTGGAACTGCTGGAGGAGGCGCAGAAGCGCGACCACCGCAAGCTCGGCGTGGAGCTGGACCTGTTCAGCTTCCCCGACGAACTCGGTTCGGGCCTACCGGTTTTCCACCCCCGCGGCGGGATCGTGCGGCGGGAGTTGGAGGACTACTCGCGGCGCAAGCACATCGAGGCGGGCTACGAGTTCGTCAACACCCCGCACATCACCCGCGAACAGCTCTACATCACCTCCGGGCACCTGGAGTGGTACGCCGACGGCATGTTCCCGCCCATGCACATCGACGCCGAGTACAACGAGGACGGCTCGGTGCGCAAGCCGGGGCAGAACTACTACCTCAAGCCGATGAACTGCCCCATGCACCACCTCATCTACCGGTCGCGGGGGCGGTCGTACCGCGATCTGCCGTTGCGGCTGTTCGAGTTCGGCTCGGTGTACCGCTACGAGAAATCCGGTGTGGTGCACGGCCTGACCCGGGTGCGCGGCATGACCCAGGACGACGCGCACATCTACTGCACCCGCGAGCAGATGCGCGACGAGCTGGCCTCGATCCTGCGCTTCGTGCTCGACCTGCTCGCCGATTACGGCCTGGACGACTACTACCTGGAGCTGTCCACCAAGGACCCGGACAAGTACGTCGGCTCCGACGAGATCTGGGAGGAGGCCACCGAGGTGCTGCGCGAGGTCGGTGAGGCCTCCGGGCTGCACCTGGTGCCCGACCCCGGCGGCGCGGCGTTCTACGGCCCCAAGATCTCGGTGCAGGTCAAGGACGCGCTGGGCCGGCATTGGCAGATGTCGACGATCCAGCTCGACTTCAACATGCCCGAGCGGTTCGAGTTGGAGTACACCGCCGCCGACGGCACCCGCAAGCGCCCGGTGCTCATCCACCGCGCGCTGTTCGGCTCCATCGAACGGTTCTTCGGGGTGCTCACCGAGCACTACGCGGGCGCGTTCCCGGCCTGGCTGGCGCCGGTGCAGGTGGTCGGTATCCCGGTCGCCGACGACCACATCCCGTACCTGCAGGACGTCGCCGCGCAGCTGCGTTCGCACGGCATCCGGGCCGAGGTGGACACCAGCGACGACCGGATGGCCAAGAAGATCGTCAACCACACCAACATGAAGGTGCCGTTCATGCTGCTGGCCGGTGACCGCGACGTGGCCGCGAACGCGGTCAGCTTCCGGTTCGGCGACCGCAGCCAGATCAACGGCGTCCCGCGTGACGAGGCCGTGCAGGCGATCGTCGACTGGGTCGCCGGCCGCGAGAACGCTTTCCCGACGGCCGAACTCATCAAGGTGGGCGCACAGCCGTGA
- a CDS encoding TIGR02611 family protein, whose protein sequence is MTDDAGRLRRWRNTLRRRPVANAVYRAAVGVIGGVVLLVGIIAIPYPGPGWAIVFAGLAILATEFDVAKRVLQWARVRYDLAMAWFARQHIAIQAIGAACTGAVVVLTLWVLGAIGWIAGLFGVDWGWLKSPIGLGS, encoded by the coding sequence GTGACCGACGACGCCGGCAGGCTGCGCCGCTGGCGGAACACGCTGCGCCGGCGACCGGTCGCGAACGCCGTCTACCGGGCCGCGGTCGGCGTAATCGGTGGGGTAGTGCTGCTCGTCGGGATCATCGCCATCCCGTATCCGGGGCCGGGTTGGGCGATCGTGTTCGCCGGACTGGCGATCCTGGCCACCGAGTTCGACGTGGCCAAGCGGGTGCTGCAGTGGGCGCGGGTGCGCTACGACCTGGCGATGGCGTGGTTCGCGCGCCAGCACATCGCGATCCAGGCGATCGGTGCGGCCTGCACCGGAGCCGTCGTGGTGCTGACCCTGTGGGTGCTCGGCGCGATCGGCTGGATCGCCGGCCTGTTCGGCGTCGACTGGGGCTGGCTGAAGAGTCCCATTGGCTTGGGGTCCTGA
- a CDS encoding PaaI family thioesterase, which produces MSIDQPAEAQQGGGFNPPVPTTRGGPDYGRFIDAVRTLQDHARAADAPDEVISEAADLIEKVSQLLAPYYADEWSSPSGRRFDLPNRGNLLLIPSELTETPDGRIEGTVRFQRFHLGRNGAAHGGAVSLLFDSLLGFTAFTLSGSRGQRTAFLHVDYRNITPIEKDLQVDATLDRMEGRKIFVSGRLRDGDTLLAEANALFVKLLPGQP; this is translated from the coding sequence GTGAGCATCGACCAACCCGCGGAGGCCCAGCAGGGCGGCGGCTTCAACCCGCCGGTGCCGACCACCCGGGGCGGCCCCGACTACGGGCGGTTCATCGACGCCGTGCGCACCCTGCAGGATCACGCCCGCGCGGCCGACGCCCCCGACGAGGTGATCAGCGAGGCGGCCGACCTCATCGAGAAGGTCTCGCAGCTGCTCGCCCCGTACTACGCCGACGAGTGGAGCTCGCCGTCCGGTCGGCGCTTCGACCTGCCCAACCGCGGCAACCTGCTGCTGATCCCGTCGGAGCTGACCGAGACCCCCGACGGACGCATCGAGGGCACCGTGCGGTTCCAGCGCTTCCACCTCGGCCGCAACGGCGCCGCACACGGCGGGGCGGTGTCGCTGCTGTTCGACTCGCTGCTCGGCTTCACCGCGTTCACGCTGTCCGGCAGCCGCGGCCAGCGCACCGCGTTCCTGCACGTCGACTACCGCAACATCACCCCCATCGAGAAGGACCTGCAGGTCGACGCGACCCTGGACCGTATGGAGGGCCGCAAGATCTTCGTGTCGGGCCGGCTGCGCGACGGCGACACGCTGCTCGCCGAGGCCAACGCCCTGTTCGTGAAGCTGCTGCCGGGACAGCCGTGA
- a CDS encoding DUF6907 domain-containing protein gives MPTTTLPDGAQYVTGDADDGHRVAFTADLCHGAPIVRASCTLTPSGAIADDPAEEAPAVHVVVDAPLTAAAARGLAAAIIAAAEQAEQWQHQAADDAWADPAWQVNSDYCARCNTIGQHATSQHPA, from the coding sequence ATGCCAACCACCACCCTCCCCGATGGCGCGCAGTACGTCACCGGCGACGCCGACGACGGCCACCGGGTCGCCTTCACCGCCGACCTGTGCCACGGCGCGCCGATCGTGCGGGCTTCGTGCACGCTGACGCCGTCTGGTGCGATCGCCGACGATCCCGCCGAAGAAGCGCCCGCCGTGCACGTCGTCGTCGACGCCCCCCTCACCGCTGCGGCGGCTCGCGGCCTGGCCGCCGCGATCATCGCAGCCGCCGAGCAGGCCGAGCAGTGGCAGCACCAGGCTGCCGACGATGCGTGGGCCGATCCGGCCTGGCAGGTCAATTCGGACTACTGCGCGCGTTGCAACACGATCGGTCAGCACGCCACCAGCCAGCACCCGGCATAG